In Paenibacillus xylanilyticus, the genomic window CTCTGCGAGCAATACAGCGGTTTCGGGTGAGGAAGCAGCCGCAGCCGAACGGACACGCACAAATGCACAAGTGGGAGACGAACCGGTGAACACGCTGGAAGTCATGGCCCCATTAACAGGAACAGCGGTTCCGCTGGACCAGGTACCGGATCCGGCTTTTGCCGAGAAACAGATGGGTGAAGGGGTAGCCATTGAACCTTCAGGCAATCGAGTGGTTGCCCCGTTTGATGCCCAGGTTGCACATGTTATCAAGAGCAAACATGCGGTCATTCTGGAACATGCAAGCGGCTTGCAAATTTTGATCCATGTTGGGATCAACACGGTATCACTGAAAGGCGAGGGCTTCAACATGCACGTCGAAGCTGGTGAACATGTTAGAGCCGGACAGACGCTGCTCGAATTTGATCGTAATGTCATTGAAGCTGCTGGACATCCGCTCATTACACCAATCATTATTCCGGATGGTCAGGATATGGTTGATCGGGTAGAAGTCACTACTGGTGACGTTTCATCGAATCGCAATGGTATACTAACCGTTCATTTGAAGGGATAATTACCCACCTGAGCTTTTAAAATATTTGCTTTCTTCTATTCAAAACGAACCAGTACAGGTCTGCGAGCCTGGAACTGGTTCGTTTTTCTTTGGGGTCATGATACACTATGTATAACTAAAATTTAAAATAGACTATCGTTGATCACCGCGTGTATGCATGTTACGGATGAATTATTCATATGGTTCTGAGGAGAGTTCCTAGTGCGAAGAACGATAGGAGGAGAGCCATGACGCGTGTAGCAGTGATGGTTATACATGGACTGGGTATGCAAAAGGATGATTATGCGGATAAATTGATTTCACGTTTGCATAAGGAATTTGACCAAGTGATGGTCATGCGTGGAGCAGCGGAGAAATATTTGGACATTGAGCCGGTCTTCTGGGCGGATGTCTTTGAAGAGAGGGAAGAGGCGCTGTTCCAACAGCTGGTAAGCTCTCAGCAGTTGAATTATCAGGTGCTGCGCAGATTTGTGATCCACTATCTGGCGGATGCTGTCGCCTATCAGCCAGTTGAGCATCAAGGCCATAATTATGACGCTGTACACAGGACCCTCAACCGAGCCATGAATGTACTCGCACAGCGCAACGGTCCCGAAACTCCGCTCTGCGTGATTGCTCATAGCCTGGGTGCTGTCATTGCCAGTAATTTTTTTTATGATCTCCAGTTTCCATCGAGCCGCGTTCCATCGATCGTGGATGTAACCTCTGCATTGGAGCGGGGAGATACATTAACCAATTTCTATTCGTTTGGAACGACGCTGCCACTCTGGAGTCTACGTTATCATGACTTTAGCAGTCCGATTCAGGTACCATCCTCCATGGCTGCACAGCAGTACTTTCCCGGGCTGGAGGGGGAATGGGTTAATTTTTATGATCGGGACGATATTCTTGGATATCCATTACGACCTATCGATCCGGCTTATGAAGCCGCGGTCAAGGAAGATATAGAAATTAACTCAGGTGGTTTGATTGGGAGCTGGAATCCGCTCAGTCATGGGGGATACTTCGTCAATCGTGCCATGAACCGCAGGATTGCCCAAGGACTGGCACGTACCTGGACTTGGGTGAATCGTGAATGATATCTATGTATTAGGATACAACTGTTGGAAGGGGGAGTTACTTTGGAATGCAGGACAGGCTGTGCCGCATGTTGTATCGCCATATCCATCTCTTCACCGATACCAGGCATGGAAGATGGTAAACCGGCAGGTGTACGGTGCGTACAACTGACAGCCGATAATCGATGCAGCATCTTTGGTCATCCGGATCGTCCGGCTGTTTGCAGTGGATTACAGGCTTCGGTCGATATGTGTGGAGATTCGGATCAGGAGGCTTTTCATATTTTGAAACGATTGGAAGAAGAAACGAAACCCGGATTCTAACGTGAAGTTGTTTTATTGAAAAAGGGTAATTATACTTATTATGGAAGTTATATGAGTAGAGAGGAGCATGGGATTAATGCATCTGGTCAAACAATTTCTGGTCATGACAGCGAATATGATCGCTGAACTGTGGATGGGATTCTATCGACGAAACTCGGACTTCTATGATAAGCAAACTTCTGGATCGAAAAGTAAAACGGGATATTATGTTTTTGTTATTACTTCTGCAGTGGTTGCAGTAGGTGTGGTCAGCTGGATGTATAATCGTATGTACTCATAAGTGTCTAAGAAGAATGAACCCTGTACGAAACAAGTTCAACGTGTAAAATCAAACCAAAGAGTATCCATGGATAACAACCAAGGGATACTCTTTTTTTGGTGTGCTTGTCCCTCAGGATCTGGAGGAATGAGCACGCTCTTCTTTTTTCTTCAGCATGTGTGTGAGAAGCAGCTTTAACACGGAGGATACAATGAAGAAAATAAAAAGGATCCGGAACAGCTGATATCCAGACACCACGGACAGGTTGGCATTGACTTCATGAGCCATGATACTCATCTGATCCATTCCACCTGGCGCCATGCTGAGCAGGGAGGTAGCGGCTGAAAGAGAGAACAGCTGCATGAGTACATAACTTAACCCCAGCGAGCCCGCAATGAGGAGAAAACTGCTGAGCACAGCGAGGGTAATGGTTTGTGTTTTGCGCTGCAGATGCTGAGGCCTGAGCATGAGACCCACATGACTGCCAATCATCAGCTGCGAAATATTCAGCAAGGAGGAAGGCAAGGGTGATGTTTGCATGGTTGTAGTCAGATGAATGACACACATAACAATCATTGGCCCAAGCATAAACGCTGTAGGAAAACGAAGCTTACGAGCAGCCCAGGCACCAGCTACACAGAGCGGACCATAGAGAAGGATCTCTGGAAAAAGATTCATCCATGACGCAGCCTGAGCCGCTTGAGGATCAGCTGCAGCGCCCGCTGCACCGCCAATCCATGGACTGAACACCAGGAAAGGCACACAGAATACAATCAAGATCAACCGAGTCACTTGCAGGAAGGTGACCAGCGTCAGATTAATGGACTTCATTTCTTCCGCAAGCGATACCATTTGGGACAACCCGCCGGGTATGCTCCCTACCAGGAGAGAAGGGAAATCAAAATCAGTCAGCTTGGATGCGATGTACGCGGTTAGCGTAC contains:
- a CDS encoding chemotaxis protein, whose product is MTRVAVMVIHGLGMQKDDYADKLISRLHKEFDQVMVMRGAAEKYLDIEPVFWADVFEEREEALFQQLVSSQQLNYQVLRRFVIHYLADAVAYQPVEHQGHNYDAVHRTLNRAMNVLAQRNGPETPLCVIAHSLGAVIASNFFYDLQFPSSRVPSIVDVTSALERGDTLTNFYSFGTTLPLWSLRYHDFSSPIQVPSSMAAQQYFPGLEGEWVNFYDRDDILGYPLRPIDPAYEAAVKEDIEINSGGLIGSWNPLSHGGYFVNRAMNRRIAQGLARTWTWVNRE
- a CDS encoding YkgJ family cysteine cluster protein, coding for MECRTGCAACCIAISISSPIPGMEDGKPAGVRCVQLTADNRCSIFGHPDRPAVCSGLQASVDMCGDSDQEAFHILKRLEEETKPGF
- a CDS encoding AbrB family transcriptional regulator; the protein is MELMLKLSPSAFFRFILSLCVLVLGGLLFTAIHTPIPWLLGPMVFMLLGSQVVKLPLLWPTSIRDYGILIVGYSIGLSLTADALQGILHQLPMMLLMTLLLIGLCTLTAYIASKLTDFDFPSLLVGSIPGGLSQMVSLAEEMKSINLTLVTFLQVTRLILIVFCVPFLVFSPWIGGAAGAAADPQAAQAASWMNLFPEILLYGPLCVAGAWAARKLRFPTAFMLGPMIVMCVIHLTTTMQTSPLPSSLLNISQLMIGSHVGLMLRPQHLQRKTQTITLAVLSSFLLIAGSLGLSYVLMQLFSLSAATSLLSMAPGGMDQMSIMAHEVNANLSVVSGYQLFRILFIFFIVSSVLKLLLTHMLKKKEERAHSSRS